One part of the Anopheles coustani chromosome 2, idAnoCousDA_361_x.2, whole genome shotgun sequence genome encodes these proteins:
- the LOC131265835 gene encoding alpha-tocopherol transfer protein-like, whose protein sequence is MSIKYNEKNFPYIDLGKGYIIYLQDEDYTDERWVLKAEQELHETPENQARALEQLRELLRGEKKLTVPLEDEKFLLKFLRPLAYDVQKAFDCIRHTFLMKKNYGKDYYDGRIKPSHIRHIYDSGMVTFLPMRDDDGCGICITQLGRKWNTSKISMYDVVALFRINIEASLMDPLVQLNGIRIIFDFDGISMSHVAQASPKHAMVSLQWIQKCCPLPLKSIHIVNNSMLFNVMFTIFKPFISKELRDKMYFHNRDWSSLTKTISPKCLPPAYGGTLDAPECEGQLLGDFMQLYDKHYEALDAFGYDETNAN, encoded by the exons GAGCGGTGGGTGCTGAAGGCGGAACAGGAGCTCCACGAGACGCCGGAAAACCAGGCCCGGGCGCTGGAACAGCTGCGCGAACTTCTGCGTGGTGAGAAGAAGCTCACCGTTCCGCTGGAGGATGAAAAGTTTCTGCTCAAGTTTCTGCGCCCGCTGGCGTACGACGTCCAGAAGGCGTTCGACTGCATCCGCCACACGTTCCTGATGAAGAAGAACTACGGCAAGGACTACTACGATGGGCGCATCAAGCCGTCGCACATCCGCCACATCTACGACTCCGGCATGGTGACCTTCCTGCCGATGCGTGACGACGACGGATGCGGCATTTGCATAACGCAGCTCGGGC GCAAATGGAACACCTCAAAGATCTCGATGTATGACGTGGTGGCGCTGTTTCGCATCAACATCGAGGCCTCGCTGATGGATCCCCTGGTGCAGCTAAACGGTATCCGGATCATCTTCGACTTTGACGGCATCTCGATGTCGCACGTGGCCCAGGCGTCCCCGAAGCACGCGATGGTGAGCCTCCAGTGGATCCAGAAGTGCTGCCCGCTGCCCCTGAAGAGCATCCACATCGTGAACAACTCGATGCTGTTCAACGTGATGTTCACCATCTTCAAGCCGTTCATCTCGAAGGAGCTGCGGGACAAGATGTACTTCCACAACCGCGACTGGAGTTCGCTGACCAAAACCATCAGTCCCAAGTGTCTGCCGCCGGCGTACGGTGGCACGCTGGACGCGCCCGAATGCGAAGGTCAGCTGCTCGGTGACTTCATGCAGCTGTACGACAAGCACTACGAAG CCTTGGACGCCTTCGGTTACGACGAGACCAATGCCAACTGA